The genomic segment GGGGTGGATAATATTAGGTTTGGTTAATTaggtattatttaaataattaacaaataaaCTAATGAGTCCTAAATTgctaattaaaagtttaaaaagagttttaagcccaacaagcttaaaattaggcccattaagtccaaacatatccccaaaaaatattttgtttaggtaaattcttgaaaatattagtcgaaccctcaaaaattctcccgattcgataaaatttgagtaccgctgaaaaatatgttctggcggtaaaaatacccaacaaagcccatttcctgaaaaatatatttaaaacctcttatattcattaataaaaattaatcatgtatttttcctgaaaattcccCAATCtccattcctcgttcgagcacgaaatgtaacttaaaaatctttaatgtatGAACCtctaaaatttcatgaaataaatcctatcatgcaataattatgcgtaaaatgcatgaaaataattaaacacataatttaaaaataaaactctagattgcatgcattcaggttacgtgaattaaatttttGGACCTAACATTCACAGCTTCGATCGTTGACAGGTGGACCTCTACTCCACCCCTcgaaataatgtggcctaagaacatCACCTTCTCCAGCCATAActcacacttgctaaacttgGCAAAAAACTTCTGATCTCAAAGCACCTACCGTACCGTCCTCAGATACTGATTGTGCTCTTCATGACTTCCCGAATAgatcagaatgtcatcaatgaacacgataataaactgatccaaaaactgctgaaatacgcgattcatgagatccatgaagatcgttggggcatttgtcaacccaaatggcatcacaAGGAATTCGTAGTGCCCGTAACGAGTTCTGAAAGTCGTCTTATGGACATCCACTTCtttgactttcaactgatgataaccagaacgaagatctatcttcgagaacacCGACACCCCCTGAAATTGATCAAATAGGTTCAATCCTcggcaacggatacttgttcttcaAGGTCACtctgttcaactctcggtaatcaaTACATATTCTCAGACTTCATTTTTATTCTTCACAAAGAGAATTGGTGCACCCCATGGAGATGAACACGGACGAATAAAAGCCTTGTCTAACAACTCCTGAATCGTATCTTTCAGCTCTTCCATATCTGTAGGTGCAAGATGATAAGGTgtcttagagattggcacggtaccTGACAtcagctcgatagaaaactctacctctctctctggtggaatgCCGATCACGTTGTCGGGAAAAACATCAGGAAATTCACTAACAATCTCCACCTTTTCAATAGTCCGACTGGCGGTGTCAGGAACTGAGACAACACTAGCCAGGAAAGCTTGACATCCCTTAATCATCAACCTCCTCGCGCGCGAGatagagataatgtgcggcacaAGACTGCTCCGAGTTGCCTCAAATAAGAATGACTCCCCGCCAATTGGATTAATAGATAGGGTCCTCTGACGGAAGTCGATCGAAGCTCTATTTGCTGCCAACCAATCCATACCCAATATGATGTTGAACTCGAGCATAGGAAGTACAATAAGATCTGCTCGAATAAAATAGCCCTGCATCTCGAGCTCCACACCTTGAACCACGCTAGACAATAGCATCTAATCTCTTGAAGGCACCATAACTCTAAAACCCAAGTGCTAGTCCTCGGGTGTGAGCCTCAAACGGCTCAAAAAAGATtcagaaataaaaaaatgtgtAGCTCCAGAATCTAAAATCGCATTCGTGGCTACACCCTCGAGACGGATCTTTCCTGAATTTACAGTAACAGCACGTCTAACACAAACTTCTTAACTATTAAATGCCGAAAATTTTGAATTCCGGGTTAAAAGTCTAGAAATTCTAACAGTTGGCTAAGTTAATCAAAAATCATGCCTCAAACTCCAAGCAATACTAACATGCTACCTATTATCCCAAATAAATTGGTAAAGTAAaaagatgattaaaatacaTGTGATGTGAGTAGTTGTCTGTCTCGGCCTCCTCTGCATGCATAATATATGCCCAGCCAGATGTAGGCACCTGAAGCTTAGGGCAATTGAGGGCGATATGGCCTTGTTCTCCACATTTGAAGCACTTCCCAGAGAACCTCATACACTTTCCATAGTGGTGGCGGTTGCAAGCCTTACACAATGTCTTAACATCACTCTTCGGCTCACCTGGTCTCTGTGGCTGTCTCGGAACCCCCTAAGACCTCTGCTGACCCTGACCCCTGTTAGGCCCCGTGAAGGGCCTCTTATTCTACTAACTCGGTTGCTGAGCACGATTCTTCTTCACTGCATATCCACTCGATGTCTTTCAGTGACTGCTCAGCTCGAAAGGCTTTTGCAACAACAATATTATAGTCGATCGGGTCTTCCAGCAACACATCCCGACGGATCATCGGACTCAAACCATCCAAGAAATGTCGTAATTTCTCTGTAACcatttgcaatcaggggcaAAAAGTGACAGCCCCGGTCAAACTTCTGAACGAAATCAACAACAGACGAATCCCCTTGATGAAGACTCATGAAATTCCTCTTCAACCTCAAACGGACATCGACAATGAAGTACTTCTCGAAGATAGCATTTCAAAGTCGCCAGATTCACTTCACGCttcgctccctcccaccatagggaAGCATCACCCTTCAGCAGATAAACGGTGTAACGAACCCGGTAAGATTTTGCCATATCCATACATCTAAATATCACCTCCAAATACctgatccatccctcagccacGAATGAtcagtggtgccagaaaattcctcgGGGTCCATCCTCTTGAACCGCTCATAAACCGTCTCTGGTCGGACCCTCGCAACATTCCAAACATACTGCTCCAGTAGTCGAGCCATACCAGCTAGCGTACGAGCACTAGCATCCATATTAGGATGAGGCGGTGGAATCTGCTCCTCCCGCCTATCTCCTCCTCCCAACCTATCCTCACTATGTCTGCGAAGAAATCGTTTAGGAGGCATATATGTACAAATCGTCCAACCCAATGTttgagtaggtgcacgtcgagccaagtgttggccgagtgttcacaatgaaactctatgtataaacaatctttattttaataatatttgaaattattattttggcacatctttatctgtatacccatgctagttgcacagataaagcccttgaatatacaaatagtagaaagaatatgagatgctcacatgatgagtatcatgaaactcatatttggaatactgtatattctaaacagttcctagtcgattcagccgccgctaagaaggatataggccgctcgagttcgagactagtatctgcgatgtgagtgccatgtttaattggtaggggacattgtgatgtccgagcatgcagataggtgctcctggtagagtgcactgaacaaccctccataaaggactttccaagtggttctcacttatcgagtggaaacgtcctagtttatggttgtacaccattagtccttatgacccgggacaacattgagacttatgtgctagaattacactttgacttgtttaccgactctcatggggtcatcaggtggcaaggttgggtgttctgtcgaaacatataggagtcgatgcattgtagttggggattcaccgcttaccttctgctatggatatcctatgtgttctcatgtgtatgtaggttgaaatctctgatcagagtatggtggtaattatgaaaggggtttcatagattacaccatcgatgcaactacgacatgacacatagtatcgattcattgacaactctcgatataccaatggttgtcgaatcggtcgggatatatgagttgaatggaccgtactgtacgctaaccataagtgaatggttcttgcaggcactatcatttgatacctagggaatcatgtaagcgatgctgctaggcgtttaacatgattggttgggtactatcagacttgagttctaacattcttgttatcaaggagttgataagtaagaatggagcaattgaggtatgctcgaataaggacatgtttagtccgaatcacatggagatgtgaacccacggctagttgtatcaatgaaccattgagggccacacaagtactagctttctagatcccgttgagaagtaaaatggttcaatgtgttgaacggcttataaatgagtttctAAGCATaacaaaaatagaagtatgacttctatgagggaaatgtaattttaatttatgaatgtgttcctaaattaaaagttggccaaacaaataatgtatttgaaaattgtgattttcataaacattattatggactaaattaaattaattcaagtgttgaattaattaaacactagtggacctagtagagtccaaataattaaattaattcaagtgttggattaattaaataacattgggccttgtagagcccaattagaaataattattaaactagtgggcttgagtaaaatcaagtaaatgttaaatggtatcaaatgtgtttgagtacatttaaataaagtccatgctccttgtaattgttacaagcccaagtcataatgcatgcatgggagatgaagggttggagattactttttcaatctccaaggcttggcatgctaaaaGTGCTTTagctttttacacaaccaaggcTAGTCATCCATCTCCCCATGACACCTAGTTGGCCCAAATTTTGAGGGAGTATTCTCCTCATTTTTTTTCTCTCcactttgttcttcaattgttggagaaacaatctacttctcattgaaaaatcatcttatttttctagtgcaaaataagaggggttctagctagttggtggtgggcctaattttggagcaaggagagcttgaagattgtcttgccatcaagagctaaggtgtttacaccttagttggagccataacatcaatctttgagattgatatgtaaagatttctaaacaccctatgtatgacatcttcgtgtttttgtatttgctacacactagtattgaggtgctcgaaattttatgctagaaaatatgattttcgaaaattttgttgcttccgttgcgaattcgggcacctaaaatcgatccctttcaagtggtatcagagctaagggtactagtttatgtagcatatacataatattatattgaggtcgatttctaaccgcatgagatgaaatttttgcaacaaaatcaaggcgtTTTTTGGGCATATTTCttcagcatgttgctgcccgttttgggcagctcgggctgcccgaggggctgcccaaaCGTCccctcaaaaaaaaaatttttgttggcctaaatccggcgacggcgatgacgactagggttttcaaaagtgttttggattatcaaagtgtcatgggccttgaagttgttgggtaATGAGATGGCTAAcacatttgtgaaatttaaatgggccaaaattttttttggtgaaaaatgattttttgggcccttaagtttaaatttacaaaagttgcaaatattttctcatgaaataaataattgaagttggactttaattatttatagtaaattgtgatttacaagaaattcggttataaataaattaattagaaagtagacaaaggtgtttgtatactttgttaatttagtttaaaatcgtggtggttagtgatttgatcaagatatataatattggatcaattaattattgtgataattaattaatggtgtatgatatgtgatattatgcatgaaggatgatcaaaagcccaagcccaatttggtaggtgtatgctaggatattttgtgttgaatgattgtaataattatcaatttataaagtgggcttggtttatggtccgttcccacccccatgatatgtatccctatttgccatggatatttatttgtaaatattagtatagtggatgatcaagattggaagatggtggccatgatgattatgaagaccgaagacatgtaaatattggaagctaatataatagttgcatttgcatcccatgcatttccctaggattggacctaggcccgtgtttagctcacacgggccattagtattggggcgattgatcatccttgtttgtttactgtttataatatatgcatgatatgttataaataatgagtatgtgcgttattattatgataataacaaagttgcatgaatccggcaaacatacgatcaaacatggcaagcttttaaataaaattaatgatgagacctttcaaaattaaaaaaccctcattctgaataagattcaaaattaatatcaagcccaaaaaggggaattataaatttgtttataatttccatgtcttccatcgacaatgggtgcatgatgaacgctacccgtactcggggctcggctcatattattgggggggccctgggtgccggaaagctgtgacatccattgacatggtgatgtgaactacgtggaactcccatgatttcggctcatattattgggggaactcatggtgaccgtccattaaggttcaacatcgatgggtaaggcttaacacgtgaagatgaacgacgtcatattattgggttctaatcaaacgtgagacaaaagtttacgtagagggttgcattgagatgcaattggaaactaccttttaggaattgtgattggctgatattattcgggatcataattcgctaattggaccttacgtccctactgaggaaaggaatttcccgttttcactagagggtagtgaaaaatgtcaaaaaagtgggagtaaacatttataaagtaaaagtccatactttatatcttactaaatattttataatagtcatcaacatttatctgttttacttttcagtacaaatttacAATGTCTTCGATACGCAATCCATTctctgcaatactcgaaaaacacatattaactggacctaattacctcacttggctaagaaacttgaaaatcgtcttg from the Primulina tabacum isolate GXHZ01 chromosome 8, ASM2559414v2, whole genome shotgun sequence genome contains:
- the LOC142554627 gene encoding uncharacterized protein LOC142554627 yields the protein MLLSSVVQGVELEMQGYFIRADLIVLPMLEFNIILGMDWLAANRASIDFRQRTLSINPIGGESFLFEATRSSLVPHIISISRARRLMIKGCQAFLASVVSVPDTASRTIEKVEIVSEFPDVFPDNVIGIPPEREVEFSIELMSGTVPISKTPYHLAPTDMEELKDTIQELLDKAFIRPCSSPWGAPILFVKNKNEV